Proteins co-encoded in one Grus americana isolate bGruAme1 chromosome 12, bGruAme1.mat, whole genome shotgun sequence genomic window:
- the CCDC160 gene encoding LOW QUALITY PROTEIN: coiled-coil domain-containing protein 160 (The sequence of the model RefSeq protein was modified relative to this genomic sequence to represent the inferred CDS: substituted 1 base at 1 genomic stop codon), producing MERKHWEQLFSPNFSAQDFFSQANQSESLMFEKLPLKRVKRLKKTSTIRQLQEFKRKKGSKGKEWPPKLLVRAYEPQLVGAKINISKEETEGDSACCGAGDLDVGAEESLQGTEGHYLGNRDLQGLKQGLGEKSANLRLNEELLQAREAAFNLNSKDLQRESEHXNGNLGSKIGFAQRRWKCIDTWENKEELEAVKSELNVEKVLHAWNIKALEILKEHVLAQPLSDALDDLGVNIF from the exons ATGGAGAGAAAACACTGGGAGCAGTTATTTTCTCCTAATTTCAGCGCACAGGACTTTTTCAGTCAAGCCAATCAATCTGAATCACTGATGTTTGAAAAATTGCCTTTAAAGAGAGTGAAGAGATTGAAAAAAACGTCTACAATACGGCAATTACAAGAATTCAAGAGGAAGAAGggttcaaaaggaaaagaatggcCTCCCAAACTCCTTGTTCGAGCATATGAACCTCAGTTAGTAGGTGCAAAGATAAACATTTCAAAGGAGGAAACAGAAGGGGATTCtgcctgctgtggggctggtgaTTTAGATGTCGGAGCTGAAGAAAGCTTACAGGGAACAGAGGGTCATT ATTTGGGAAATCGCGACCTTCAAGGTTTAAAACAAGGCTTAGGTGAAAAATCAGCAAACTTAAGATTGAATGAAGAGTTGCTCCAGgcaagagaagcagcttttaaCTTAAACAGCAAAGATTTACAACGAGAGTCTGAGCATTAAAACGGCAACCTGGGCTCGAAAATAGGATTcgcacagagaaggtggaaatGCATCGATACTTGGGAAAATAAGGAGGAATTGGAAGCTGTTAAAAGTGAGCTAAATGTTGAAAAGGTCTTGCATGCCTGGAATATTAAAGCTTTAGAAATACTTAAAGAACATGTTTTGGCCCAACCACTGAGTGATGCACTTGATGACCTCGGggtaaatattttctaa